A genomic window from Burkholderiales bacterium includes:
- a CDS encoding SRPBCC domain-containing protein — protein MNITRQSIRFSASPESLFDAYLSSRRHAAILGSRVSIGKAVSRRFTAFNGILSGKNLLIVAKELIVQSWRSRKWKKTHPDSILILMFSKYGRGAQIDLVHVNIPRHDLRGVTRGWKVTTGNPGLNT, from the coding sequence ATGAATATTACCAGGCAGTCGATACGGTTCAGTGCGTCGCCTGAGAGTTTGTTTGATGCATACCTCAGCTCTAGAAGGCACGCCGCGATACTCGGCAGCAGGGTTTCAATCGGCAAGGCGGTCAGCAGACGCTTTACTGCATTTAACGGCATTCTTTCGGGCAAGAATCTGCTGATTGTTGCGAAAGAACTTATTGTTCAGTCGTGGCGTTCGCGCAAGTGGAAGAAAACGCATCCGGATTCAATCTTAATCTTGATGTTCAGCAAGTACGGGCGTGGTGCGCAGATTGATCTGGTTCACGTGAATATCCCGCGGCATGATTTACGAGGCGTAACCCGTGGCTGGAAAGTTACTACTGGAAACCCTGGTTTGAATACTTGA
- a CDS encoding MFS transporter, producing MPSHPYWRLSSFYFFYFAFVGAFSPYWSLYLKSLSFSASEIGVLMSLLMVTRIFAPTLWGWLADRSGKRAGIVQIAGALSFASYLGVFFGRSFWWMFGVMTLLSFFWSASLPLVEAITLSHLGDSTARYGRVRLWGSIGFIIAVIGTGYILDVAHVHSLLWLVLGTIAGILVFSRYIPEIETAVHHTDRFPVSQIIRRPEVAALFAACFLMVAAHGPFYTFYSLYLVAHGYSKGAIGWLWAVGVICEIAAFIGMPRIMQRFSVPQILGMSFTLAVIRFLLIGWLVNSVAFILFAQVLHAATFGTYHATAMAAIHHYFRGRHQATGQALYTSLTFGAGGTFGALISGYLWDYLGASLTFSMASLFALCGLLLIVWKFRLRS from the coding sequence ATGCCAAGCCATCCGTACTGGCGTCTCTCCAGTTTCTACTTTTTTTATTTCGCTTTTGTCGGCGCGTTTTCGCCTTATTGGAGTCTGTACCTCAAATCCCTAAGTTTCAGCGCTTCGGAAATCGGCGTACTGATGTCGTTATTGATGGTAACGCGCATTTTTGCACCTACGCTCTGGGGCTGGTTGGCGGACCGCAGCGGAAAGCGCGCTGGAATTGTCCAAATCGCCGGGGCATTAAGCTTTGCAAGCTATCTCGGAGTATTTTTCGGCAGGAGTTTCTGGTGGATGTTTGGGGTCATGACGCTGCTGAGTTTTTTTTGGAGCGCATCGTTGCCGCTGGTGGAAGCGATCACCCTCAGTCACCTGGGGGACAGCACTGCGCGATACGGGCGGGTGAGACTATGGGGCTCCATCGGCTTTATCATCGCTGTCATAGGCACTGGTTACATCTTGGACGTTGCACACGTTCACAGTCTGCTTTGGCTAGTGCTGGGGACAATTGCGGGAATTCTTGTTTTTTCGCGCTATATTCCTGAGATCGAAACCGCGGTCCACCACACCGACCGCTTCCCGGTGTCGCAAATAATCAGGCGACCGGAAGTTGCAGCACTGTTCGCTGCTTGCTTCCTGATGGTAGCCGCGCACGGACCGTTTTACACTTTCTATTCCCTATATTTAGTGGCACACGGATACAGCAAGGGCGCAATAGGCTGGTTGTGGGCGGTGGGTGTGATTTGTGAGATCGCGGCATTCATCGGCATGCCGCGCATCATGCAGCGCTTTTCCGTTCCGCAGATTCTAGGTATGAGTTTTACACTTGCCGTCATCCGCTTTCTTTTGATCGGCTGGTTGGTCAATTCCGTAGCTTTCATTTTATTTGCGCAGGTGTTGCACGCTGCGACTTTTGGTACTTATCACGCCACTGCGATGGCGGCCATCCATCACTACTTCCGCGGCAGGCATCAGGCCACGGGGCAGGCACTTTATACCAGCCTTACTTTCGGTGCCGGCGGCACGTTCGGCGCGCTGATTAGCGGTTACCTTTGGGATTACTTGGGTGCAAGCCTAACGTTCAGTATGGCTTCGCTTTTCGCGCTGTGCGGGCTTTTGCTGATAGTCTGGAAATTTAGGCTTAGGAGCTGA
- the leuC gene encoding 3-isopropylmalate dehydratase large subunit, translated as MSGQTLYDKLWHSHLVQEEPDGTALIYIDRHLVHEVTSPQAFEGLKLAGRKPWRMDSVLATADHNTPTVAWNEGIKDPISRLQVETLDANIRQYGAKAYFPFLDPRQGIVHVIGPEQGATLPGMSVVCGDSHTSTHGAFAALAFGIGTSEIEHVLATQCLPQKKSKAMQIVVEGELNKGVTAKDVMLSIIAKIGTAGGSGYAIEFAGSTIRSLSMEARMTICNMSIEAGARAGMIAVDETTLGYVKGRPFAPKGGMWERASSFWKTLKSDEDARFDKVVRLSAADVKPQVTWGTSPEMVGTVDDRVPDPARETNPVKRQAMERALTYMGLAPNTPIKEIKLDKIFIGSCTNSRIEDLRAAAQVVRGRHIASNIKLALVVPGSGLVKRQAEAEGLDKVFVDAGFEWREPGCSMCLGMNDDRLQPGERCASTSNRNFEGRQGAGGRTHLVSPEMAAAAAIAGHFVDVRGNYS; from the coding sequence ATGAGCGGTCAAACCCTTTACGATAAGCTTTGGCACAGCCATCTGGTGCAGGAAGAGCCCGATGGCACGGCTTTGATTTACATCGACCGTCACTTGGTGCATGAAGTGACCAGTCCGCAGGCGTTCGAGGGGCTGAAGCTCGCCGGAAGAAAACCCTGGCGCATGGATTCGGTGTTGGCGACAGCGGATCACAACACGCCGACCGTAGCGTGGAATGAAGGAATCAAGGACCCGATATCGCGCCTGCAGGTGGAGACACTGGACGCCAACATACGCCAGTATGGCGCCAAAGCGTACTTTCCATTCCTGGACCCGCGCCAGGGCATCGTTCACGTTATCGGCCCGGAACAGGGTGCGACGCTTCCTGGAATGTCGGTAGTCTGCGGCGACTCGCATACCAGCACCCATGGGGCGTTTGCGGCGCTCGCGTTTGGCATCGGTACCTCTGAAATCGAACATGTGCTGGCCACTCAATGCCTGCCTCAAAAAAAATCCAAGGCGATGCAAATCGTGGTGGAGGGCGAGCTAAATAAAGGTGTCACGGCGAAAGACGTTATGCTCTCGATCATCGCCAAAATTGGCACTGCCGGCGGCAGCGGTTATGCAATTGAATTTGCCGGCAGCACCATACGTTCTTTAAGCATGGAAGCCAGGATGACCATTTGTAACATGTCAATTGAAGCCGGTGCGCGCGCCGGAATGATAGCCGTGGACGAGACCACGCTGGGGTATGTAAAGGGTCGTCCATTCGCACCTAAAGGCGGAATGTGGGAGAGGGCATCAAGCTTCTGGAAGACTCTTAAAAGCGACGAGGACGCGCGATTTGACAAAGTCGTTCGCCTTTCCGCAGCAGACGTCAAGCCGCAGGTGACCTGGGGCACTTCGCCGGAAATGGTCGGCACCGTGGATGACCGTGTTCCCGATCCCGCGCGCGAGACCAATCCGGTGAAGCGCCAAGCGATGGAACGGGCGCTAACCTATATGGGACTCGCTCCGAATACGCCGATCAAGGAAATCAAGCTTGACAAGATTTTTATTGGCTCATGCACCAACTCGCGAATCGAAGATTTGCGTGCTGCGGCGCAGGTCGTGCGCGGCAGGCATATTGCGTCCAATATTAAACTGGCGCTGGTGGTACCGGGTTCAGGATTGGTCAAGCGCCAGGCCGAAGCGGAGGGTCTAGACAAAGTTTTTGTCGACGCCGGTTTTGAGTGGCGCGAACCGGGCTGTTCCATGTGCTTGGGTATGAATGACGACCGCCTACAGCCCGGCGAGCGCTGCGCCTCGACCTCCAACCGGAATTTTGAGGGGCGCCAGGGCGCCGGCGGCAGGACTCATCTGGTAAGCCCAGAAATGGCAGCGGCAGCTGCGATTGCCGGGCATTTTGTGGATGTGCGCGGCAATTACAGCTAA
- the leuD gene encoding 3-isopropylmalate dehydratase small subunit translates to MEKFIQLDGMVVPMDRANVDTDSIIPKQFLKSIKRSGFGPNLFDSWRYLDHGEPGKDNRSRPLNSDFVLNQPRYQGAQILLARENFGCGSSREHAPWALLDYGFRALIAPSFGEIFYNNCCKNGLLPIELDAASVAQLFREVAEQPGYRLKVNLAAQTVTTPAKQIFKFDIDPRQKNRLVSGLDEIGLTLQNADKIRAFETKHRERYPWLYSE, encoded by the coding sequence ATGGAAAAATTCATCCAGCTTGACGGAATGGTCGTGCCTATGGATCGTGCTAACGTGGACACCGACTCGATCATCCCCAAGCAATTTCTTAAATCTATCAAACGCAGCGGCTTCGGACCCAACCTGTTTGATAGCTGGCGCTACCTGGATCACGGCGAGCCGGGCAAGGACAATCGCAGCCGCCCGTTGAACTCGGATTTCGTCCTTAACCAGCCGCGCTACCAGGGCGCGCAAATCCTGCTTGCGCGCGAGAATTTTGGATGCGGCTCAAGCCGCGAACACGCGCCGTGGGCGCTGCTCGACTATGGTTTCCGCGCGCTGATCGCGCCCAGTTTTGGCGAAATTTTTTATAACAATTGTTGTAAAAACGGGTTATTGCCGATAGAGCTTGACGCCGCTTCCGTAGCGCAGTTATTCCGCGAAGTAGCCGAGCAACCTGGCTATCGGCTTAAGGTGAATTTGGCCGCGCAAACCGTTACCACGCCGGCCAAGCAGATCTTTAAATTCGATATCGATCCGCGCCAAAAAAACCGCCTTGTTAGCGGGCTTGATGAAATTGGTTTGACATTGCAAAACGCGGATAAAATCAGGGCGTTCGAGACTAAGCATCGTGAGCGCTATCCCTGGTTGTATTCTGAATAA
- the leuB gene encoding 3-isopropylmalate dehydrogenase, translated as MKIAVLPGDGIGPEIMTQAVKVLRRLARQGLNFELEYAPIGGAGYDACGDPLPEATLKLARQADAVLLGAVGGYEYDKLPRDRRPERGLLRIRKELGVFANLRPAQVYAELAYATTLKPEVVTGLDILILRELTGDIYFGEPRGRRANSKGEREGFDTMSYSESEIRRIARVGFDIARKRRHKLCSVDKANVLETSQLWREVVSEVATDYPDIALTHMYVDNAAMQLVREPKQFDVILTGNLFGDILSDQASMLTGSIGMLPSASLDEDNKGLYEPIHGSAPDIAGRNIANPLATILSVAMMLRYTCNLEQAAQRIEQAVKKVLAKGLRTADIFQDGMRKVNTEEMGDAVVNAI; from the coding sequence ATGAAAATTGCAGTTTTGCCGGGCGACGGTATCGGCCCAGAAATCATGACCCAGGCGGTTAAGGTACTGCGGCGGCTGGCGCGTCAAGGCCTGAATTTCGAGCTGGAATACGCACCGATCGGCGGCGCCGGATATGACGCATGCGGCGATCCTTTGCCGGAGGCCACGCTCAAGCTTGCGCGGCAGGCCGACGCCGTACTGCTGGGCGCAGTGGGAGGCTACGAATATGACAAGCTGCCGCGCGATCGGCGACCCGAGCGGGGCTTGTTGCGCATCCGCAAGGAACTCGGGGTATTCGCAAATTTGCGGCCTGCGCAGGTTTATGCTGAACTTGCTTATGCCACCACATTAAAACCGGAGGTGGTGACCGGGCTCGATATCCTGATTTTGCGCGAGCTTACCGGCGATATTTATTTCGGCGAACCGCGCGGGCGCAGAGCCAATTCCAAAGGCGAGCGCGAGGGGTTCGACACCATGTCGTACTCGGAATCCGAAATCCGCCGCATTGCTCGTGTGGGATTCGATATTGCAAGAAAGCGCCGCCACAAGCTTTGTTCTGTCGATAAGGCCAACGTGCTGGAGACCAGCCAGTTATGGCGCGAAGTCGTAAGCGAAGTAGCAACAGACTATCCGGATATCGCACTTACGCACATGTACGTGGACAATGCGGCGATGCAACTGGTGCGGGAACCGAAACAGTTTGATGTGATATTAACCGGAAATTTATTCGGGGACATACTGTCCGACCAAGCCTCGATGCTAACGGGCTCAATCGGCATGTTGCCTTCGGCCTCGCTAGATGAGGACAACAAAGGCTTGTATGAGCCCATACACGGTTCGGCACCGGACATCGCGGGCAGGAATATTGCCAATCCGCTGGCGACGATCCTCTCCGTGGCGATGATGCTGCGTTATACTTGCAATCTGGAGCAAGCGGCACAGCGCATCGAACAGGCAGTGAAAAAAGTGCTTGCGAAAGGCTTGCGCACGGCGGATATTTTCCAGGACGGCATGCGCAAAGTGAACACCGAAGAGATGGGCGATGCGGTGGTGAATGCCATTTAA
- a CDS encoding aspartate-semialdehyde dehydrogenase has protein sequence MNKKYDVCVLGATGAVGEAMISILEERDFPVGKLYPLASSRSAGSEVRFKGRDLKVEDVANFDFSKAQIGLFSAGSGVSAEYAPKAAAAGCVVIDNTAQFRYEKDVPLVVPEVNPHAISEYGNRGIIANPNCSTIQMVVVLKPIYDAVGIERINVATYQAVSGTGKEAIEELAEQTRALFNHKDIVCEVYPKQIAFNVLPHIDVFLDNGYTKEEMKMVWETRKILGDDSIRINPTTVRVPVFYGHSEAVHIETRNKISAPAAVALLKKAPGVLVMDERKPGGYPTPALEATGRDAVYVGRIREDISHPHGLDLWVVSDNVRKGAALNSVQIAEILIEKYLDPAIMIRGKLSLHL, from the coding sequence ATGAACAAAAAATACGATGTTTGCGTGCTGGGCGCGACCGGAGCAGTCGGCGAGGCGATGATCTCGATTCTTGAGGAACGGGATTTCCCGGTGGGCAAACTTTACCCTCTTGCCTCATCGCGTTCTGCCGGGAGTGAGGTGAGATTCAAGGGGCGTGATCTGAAAGTCGAAGATGTAGCTAATTTCGATTTTTCGAAAGCACAAATTGGATTGTTTTCCGCCGGCAGCGGCGTTTCAGCGGAATATGCGCCGAAAGCCGCGGCCGCTGGCTGTGTGGTCATAGACAATACCGCACAATTTCGCTATGAAAAAGACGTCCCGCTCGTGGTGCCGGAAGTAAATCCGCACGCCATTTCCGAGTACGGAAACCGGGGCATCATCGCCAATCCCAATTGTTCGACTATCCAGATGGTGGTGGTGCTGAAACCCATTTATGACGCGGTGGGCATAGAGCGTATTAATGTGGCTACTTACCAAGCGGTATCCGGCACCGGCAAGGAAGCGATAGAAGAACTGGCAGAACAAACCCGTGCGCTGTTCAACCACAAGGATATCGTGTGCGAAGTCTACCCTAAGCAAATTGCGTTTAACGTGCTGCCGCATATTGACGTCTTCCTGGACAATGGCTACACGAAAGAAGAGATGAAAATGGTATGGGAGACTCGTAAGATCCTGGGCGACGATTCGATTCGGATTAACCCTACCACCGTGCGGGTGCCGGTGTTCTACGGTCATTCCGAGGCGGTTCATATCGAGACCCGTAACAAAATCTCGGCGCCAGCAGCGGTCGCTTTGCTCAAAAAGGCGCCCGGCGTGCTGGTCATGGATGAGCGCAAGCCCGGCGGCTATCCCACCCCGGCGCTGGAAGCGACAGGACGGGACGCAGTCTACGTCGGGCGTATTCGCGAGGACATTTCGCACCCTCACGGCCTGGATTTGTGGGTGGTGTCGGACAATGTGCGCAAGGGGGCCGCGCTAAATAGCGTGCAAATTGCGGAAATTTTGATTGAAAAATATCTGGATCCAGCCATAATGATAAGAGGCAAGTTGAGCTTGCATCTCTAA